One stretch of Rosistilla oblonga DNA includes these proteins:
- the ald gene encoding alanine dehydrogenase: MIVGVPAETKSDEYRVSMLPVGVEELTRRGHTVVVQAGAGLGSGLFDHDYLKAGAELVATAKDVFDRADLIIKVKEPLEPEWPLIREGQTLFTYFHFAASRALTDAMLNAGANCLAYETLRDQNGRLSLLTPMSEVAGRMSVQEGAKYLEKPQMGRGILLGGVPGVAPAHITVLGGGIVGANAARIAAGFQADVAILDVNLDRLRYLDDVMPANVNVLFSDRHTIHEQLKRADLVIGAVLIPGAKAPHLVHAEDLRIMKPGSVIIDVAVDQGGCVETSRPTTHKEPTFIVDEVVHYCVSNMPGAVGRTSTFALCNATLPWVLALADKGTEAAVREIEPIRYAANILGGAVTNLAVADTFDLAYTNLHG; this comes from the coding sequence ATGATTGTTGGAGTGCCTGCGGAAACCAAGTCGGATGAATATCGCGTCTCGATGCTGCCGGTCGGCGTCGAAGAACTCACTCGCCGCGGACACACCGTGGTCGTGCAGGCTGGCGCCGGCTTGGGCTCGGGGCTGTTCGACCACGACTACCTGAAGGCGGGAGCGGAACTTGTCGCTACGGCCAAAGATGTCTTCGATCGGGCTGACCTGATCATCAAAGTCAAAGAGCCGCTGGAACCGGAGTGGCCTCTGATTCGCGAAGGGCAAACTCTGTTCACGTATTTCCACTTTGCGGCCAGCCGAGCGTTGACCGACGCGATGCTCAACGCCGGTGCGAACTGCCTCGCGTACGAAACGCTCCGCGACCAGAACGGCCGACTCTCCCTGCTGACACCGATGAGCGAGGTGGCGGGGCGAATGAGCGTTCAGGAAGGCGCGAAGTATTTGGAGAAGCCACAGATGGGGCGAGGCATTTTGTTGGGGGGCGTTCCCGGAGTTGCTCCGGCGCACATCACCGTTTTGGGCGGCGGAATCGTTGGAGCTAATGCGGCCCGGATCGCGGCTGGTTTCCAAGCCGACGTGGCGATCTTGGATGTCAACTTGGATCGCTTGCGATATCTCGACGACGTGATGCCAGCCAATGTGAACGTGTTGTTCAGCGATCGGCATACGATTCATGAGCAGCTGAAAAGAGCCGACCTGGTGATCGGAGCGGTATTGATTCCCGGCGCGAAAGCGCCTCACTTGGTTCACGCCGAAGACCTACGGATTATGAAACCGGGCAGCGTGATCATCGACGTCGCTGTCGATCAGGGCGGCTGTGTGGAAACCAGTCGACCAACGACACATAAAGAACCGACGTTTATCGTCGACGAAGTCGTCCACTACTGCGTCTCCAACATGCCGGGAGCCGTCGGGCGAACGAGCACCTTCGCGTTGTGCAACGCAACGCTGCCATGGGTTCTCGCGTTGGCTGACAAGGGGACCGAGGCGGCGGTTCGCGAGATCGAACCGATCCGCTATGCCGCAAACATCCTGGGCGGGGCGGTCACGAACCTTGCGGTCGCTGACACGTTTGATCTGGCCTATACCAATCTTCACGGCTGA